The genome window AACGCCGCTGCCACTAAGCTTACCGGGTATACCGACAATGAGTTAAAAACTCTGTCATTAGCCAATTTGTCCGGGCCGGAGCCAGACGCCATCAAGTTACAATACGAGCTTAATCAGGCATTAGACAGGAATGGCTTTTTTATCGAAGGGTGGGGGCTTAGAAAGGATGCCAGCCGGTATTGGGCTGAGACCTCATACTGGCCGATTTTTGATGAGAAGGACCGCCATTGGGGTTTTTCTGTATTGATAAAAGATATTACCCAAAAGAAACAGGAACAAATCGCGCTGCTGGAAAGCGAAGAAAGGTACCGGTTGATTGTTGAGGCGGTGCGGGATTATTCCATTTTTATGCTCGATACGCAGGGGCACATTGTGACCTGGAACGATGGCGGCCGTCTGGTGCATGGTTATTCGGCTCCGGAAGTGCTGGGTCGTTACTTTTCTTTTTTTTACACGCACGACGACTTGCTGGCAAAAAAGCCGGAAACAGAGCTTGATGTTGCCAAAACAACGGGGACATACCGCGAGGAAGGTTGGCGGGTCAGAAAAGACGGCTCATTATTCTGGGCGAGCGTTGTACTGACGGCCCTATATGATGCGCATAACAAACACATAGGCTATTCGAAAGTAGTTCGTGATCTGACAGATAAGATGATGGCCGAAGAATCTTTGCGCCAAAGTGAGATCCGTTACCGATCGCTTGTTGAGCAGGTGGGGGACTATGGGATTTTCATGCTTGATACCAAAGGCCGGATTGTTAGCTGGAACGAAGGGGCTAAACGAATCAAGGGCTATGCGGCCGAAGAGATAATCGGAAAGTACTTTTCTGTTTTTTATCCCGAAGAAGAAATCATCGGAGGCAAACCGGTAAGGGAGCTGCAAATCGCGCGTGCTTCGGGTAAATATGAAGAGGAAGGCTGGCGTTTACGCAAAGATGGAAGCCGTTTCTGGGCAAATATTGTTATTACTGCCCTGTATGATCCAGAAGGCCGGCATACGGGTTTTTCAAAGGTGACCCGCGATTTGACTGAACGTAAGCTGGCTGAGCAGGCTCTACAGCAAAGCTCGAATCAATATCGCCAGCTAGCCGCAGAACTTTCCGAAAGCAACGACCGGTTGTCAGTCGTGAACAGGGAACTAGAAGAATTTACAGCCGTAGTGTCCCACGATTTAAAGGAGCCGGTTCGGACCATCAAAAGTCATTTGCTTCTAATGAAACAAAACCTGCAGCAGGAGAATTTTGAGACCATTCCCATCAGTTTGGCCAAAAGCTTGCGGGGTGTGCAACGGATGCAGGAATTGATTGATAACTTGCTGTATTATAGCCAAATCAGCAATGTAAATTTACAGAAGCAGAAACTTAAAGCCAGCGATGTAATTGCCGAGGCAGTGCAGATTTTGGACGATGCCATCCAAAAGAGTGGCACCGAGCTTATTATAAATCAACAAGTTGACTACTTATACGGAGATAGGGTGCAGCTTGTACAGCTTTTACAGAACCTTTTAAGCAATGCTATAAAGTTCACCGAAAAAGAAAAACCCGAGGTTATTATTAGTGCATTCAGCCAGGATGAGCACATAGAGCTGGTCGTTCAGGATAACGGCATAGGGATACCCAATGAACACCTCGAGAAAGTGTTCGGTGTATTCAGGCGGCTGCATTTTGCCAGCAAATATCCAGGCAACGGGGTTGGCCTTGCCATCTGTAAAAAAGTGGTAGAACGCCATAACGGCAGGATTTGGGTTGAGTCAAAACCTGGCCAAGGAACGAGTTTTCATGTTATTATCCCGCAGGGCTGGCCTGCAACAACTCAGGAAAATGAAGCGGTTTAAAATAGCTATCGTAGAAGACGATGAAGATGAACGGTTTTTTATGGTTGATGCCTTCAACTCATTTGCCGGTTTTGAAGTGGTCGGTGAGTTTGGAAATGGCGACCAATTGATGGCTTGGCTTGGTAAGCAGGCGGATCCCACTACCGAATTGGTGATCACAGACCTAAACATGCCCGGCAAGAACGGGTATGATATCATCTCTGAGGTGCGCTCAAAATATAGCGGTATTGACGTGGTTGCTACCTCAACTTCGTCGGTTGATGCCACCCGAAATAAATGCCTTGCCATGGGCGCACGCCAATTCCTTGTAAAGCCCGACGTTTTCATTCATTATCAGGACTATGTAGAAAGGTTATATCAGCTCTTAAGTCCGGCAAAGTCGAGTAATTGATAGTATCAGAAAAGAAATAAGCACATTGACAAAATACAAACGGCGCGAAAATTTTCGCGCCGTTTGTTGTTATCGGGCAGTATCCAGTTTAGGGATTCTGGGTCAGCTTTGCATTGCG of Dyadobacter chenhuakuii contains these proteins:
- a CDS encoding PAS domain-containing sensor histidine kinase, with protein sequence MLPSEIAVLKHLGEAVFTAGNDGQIVSSNAAATKLTGYTDNELKTLSLANLSGPEPDAIKLQYELNQALDRNGFFIEGWGLRKDASRYWAETSYWPIFDEKDRHWGFSVLIKDITQKKQEQIALLESEERYRLIVEAVRDYSIFMLDTQGHIVTWNDGGRLVHGYSAPEVLGRYFSFFYTHDDLLAKKPETELDVAKTTGTYREEGWRVRKDGSLFWASVVLTALYDAHNKHIGYSKVVRDLTDKMMAEESLRQSEIRYRSLVEQVGDYGIFMLDTKGRIVSWNEGAKRIKGYAAEEIIGKYFSVFYPEEEIIGGKPVRELQIARASGKYEEEGWRLRKDGSRFWANIVITALYDPEGRHTGFSKVTRDLTERKLAEQALQQSSNQYRQLAAELSESNDRLSVVNRELEEFTAVVSHDLKEPVRTIKSHLLLMKQNLQQENFETIPISLAKSLRGVQRMQELIDNLLYYSQISNVNLQKQKLKASDVIAEAVQILDDAIQKSGTELIINQQVDYLYGDRVQLVQLLQNLLSNAIKFTEKEKPEVIISAFSQDEHIELVVQDNGIGIPNEHLEKVFGVFRRLHFASKYPGNGVGLAICKKVVERHNGRIWVESKPGQGTSFHVIIPQGWPATTQENEAV
- a CDS encoding response regulator, translated to MKRFKIAIVEDDEDERFFMVDAFNSFAGFEVVGEFGNGDQLMAWLGKQADPTTELVITDLNMPGKNGYDIISEVRSKYSGIDVVATSTSSVDATRNKCLAMGARQFLVKPDVFIHYQDYVERLYQLLSPAKSSN